TTATAGACAAAACAACCCTAAATTAATTCTGAAAATATTtgacaacaaaaataacaagtacttttttttctaaCCTAATTTGTAACCAATCTGTCTAATTGTGTTAGAAAATGatatttaatcaaaatgaaaagacattaagtgacaataaacaaaaagaaatacaaatcgTTGACTTACAGTTTTAGAAAAGCTGTTTCCGAAGAGGAGGAATCCATTAGATGGGCTGGACGGTGACTTCAGAGCTTCTGAGAAAAAGGAGTCATACGGAGGAGCTGAGGACACATGGGGAAGGTTATCAGCGGTTATCATGCACACATGCCGGAGATAAATGCTTTCAATTATTACTTTCAATTATTTCTTTCGTCTAAGAAAACAGAGAAACCGGTTCACTGTTGAGTTGGCGTCAGGTCTGATTTCTCTTTGAGAAAATAGTGTCTATCAATAAAAACACTTAAGACTAACTTAAGAAACAAGAGGCCTCCAAGTGGGAAACATGGGACGATATAGATGATTAcgattaattcattaattaatagAAACTCTGCCGATGCCATTGATATTCAAGACTATTTGTTGTCAATGTTGCATAATGTTTAGATGGAATtactgttgatttaaaaaaacttttggaCATTTAATTAACTTATTGGGgttattcttattttaaataGTTTCATCCCAAATATCAAAAAGAGACTGTCtacctttttttctattaaaatgCGATCAAGAGAGTAACATTTTCGAAATACTGAGGGCACAAACGACCCCTCTTACTTCAAACCACATAGAGGTTccacaaacattttcaaaataacttATTCACCTTGTTGTttagtacccccccccccccccccccccccacacacacacacacacacacctccccaggCTGTTAAAACAATCgaaacaaaaaggtaaatagACAAAGGTGGAACCACCGCGGGGTCAACAGCTTTCACTAATCCTCTAGATGATTCCCAGGTTTCCTTCTTACATGTCGGGGATAAAGAAGTAGAcgcgctcctgctgctgctgctcgacaTCCTCGACTTGGTCCTCCGGATCGTCTGCACTTGTTCCAGGACGCGCTGCTGACCCGAGCGGCCCGGGGCCCCGGACGGCAGCGCCAGCGACGTGTCGTCCACGTTCCCGATGGAAAGGGCCGATTTCAGCGGGTTCAGATTCATCTTgtgtgggagtgggggggtgggggagatgGTGTGGGGGTATTTTTCTTCCCCTCGCTGTGCGGGAGgtcaggaaggggggagggggggggggggggtcgaagaGGACCGTGCGTAGAAGCGTGACAGCCGCGGAGTGCTCGGGAGGAAGGGAACGCGCACCTTGCCCCATGCGCCGTCAGACCGCGCCCATCGCGCATTACGCACCACCTCCTCTGCGCCTTGCAATGCGCTCCTTGCTTCCAGGTGTTCTCCTGCAGATGCTGGTGGAGGTGCCGCTAAAGGTCCAAAACCAGAGATGAATCGGACTCTTGAGAATTAATGAAGGACGGAAGAGAAACAAAAGTCAGACTAAACATGTGGGAACTCATTTCTTGGATATTTATGGCTGTGGATTTGAATCATTTCGAGTAGTTGTCCTGCTTCGGGGGCTTGATATTCAACAGTTCAAACGAGGATAATTAAGTACTTGCATGTATGCGTGTTTCCTTCCAACTATTTGCCCTGTACATGTCACTGCAAGACAAATACAAAAGCACTTTGTTGTAAATGCTTAGAACAAACAACGCATACTTATTGAGACTAGTGTGGCACATACAAAGTAATTCCCCCTTCAAATTCTACTCCCTTTGTTATTCTCGCTTTTCAAATAACAATACATCAATCTTTTGTGAAATGACCAACAACTTCAAGCTTATTTGCGTCGTGGAGcctgatttgcatttgctgTGTCCACGGTCGGGTCTCTTGAGGCCTCTGTGACTCCAGCGCCAACAGGCCGCGTTTCACTGCAGCTAATGTTTGTGGTTCAACATCAGTTCAAATCTTTGCCTGggaattttgtttttcttctgtttgaaCATGTACCACACCCATGGGTGCTCCTGGCCTCAGGGCTTACCTGTGCCATCTGGCGTCTCTGCCGAATGACGAGGTGGTAAAATCCTGTTCCGTGTTCCCGTGTGAGAAGTGCGTCGCAGCGTTGCTCTCTAGTGGTGAATGTGTAGAACCCATCGCACACCGACGGGTCGACAGCGAGCGTATGAAGCCTTTATTATCGCTTTCACAATCAGGATCATCGCATTCTTTTTCAATAGGAATGAACATCAGGTATTATATTGAAAAGTTACATCCGGTACAAAGTTAAAAAACCATCATCAGGTGCTTCTTTCGGCATGGATGTGAaagaataaagttaataaaTGATCAGTCAGGCTTCTGGTGAGTCATTATACGGTTTTACAGCCACATAGATAGTTGAGTAATTTCCTATTTTACATTTGAGGAAGTAGTTCATTGGGTTAGTCGACTAAGTGCCCTGCACACTTTCTACAGTACAAAAGACATCACGTGGGAACACGTCGATACATAAAGATGCTTCGCAGTGCAGGACGGTGAGCATGAGACCGATTAAGTGTGTCCCTTTCCTTTAAATACTAAAAAGTCTTAACTGGTGCGTAGGATCAATCtgtcctgcagaggaaaactGGGTGCGTCTGCTTCTTCGGTGCAgcttcaatgtgaaaacaaacggATCAAACCATCTGGACCCACGACAGTCGTGTCCAAATCCCGAGAGGGAAGCGTGAAAAACACGAAAACAGAAAGAACTGGTCCCGCTGAAAGTACCGGTCGGTGGAATGCAGGCACGACCTACGGCTCCTGACAGGTCGCCTCCATGACCTTTAGGAGCAGCACAGACAATATATACCATGTGACGGAGCGTGTTTGTGGCTGTGCGTTGGGGGAAATCTTaaaaggaggacaaaaagcTGGTGACGAGCATAGAAAaggtaggaagaaaaaaaaaggtcaaagggtTCGTCCTTCACGACTTTCAGAGACTCATTCTGCACATAAAAACATTCACAGGAGGAAAACCTCCTCAAAACACCCCTCTGAACGCTCACTTCAAGGGCACCTTTGAGCGAGCCACCCTCCCCGCTCCCGTGTCACTCCTCTGGGCCGAGGGCGCCCCGCTGGGCGCCGTGGGGCTGAGCCACGGGGAACCCCCtgagctcctcctgcagactcCCCACAGCCAGCCGCATCTGGTCCTCGGCGCCCTGGAGGGACTTCAGCTCGGCGCTGTAGAAGACGTAGAGCAGCGCGGTGGTGAAGAGGATGGCGACGCACAGCGCGGCCAGCAGGTAGAAGGAGGTGCGGGGGAAGGGCTGCGCCGCTCCCAGGGCCAACCAGGGCACGGCGGCGATGGCCAGCTCCAGGAAGAGCAGAGCCAGCCCCATGGCGCCGGTGCGCGCCGCCGTGTAGCGCATCCGCTCGGCGCAGTGCAAGCCCACTTTGACCTCGGTGCGCGCCTCCGTCACGATGTCCACCAACTCAGCCGTCTTCCCTGAGGATGTAACGGTTAATATTCAATGTGGTCATAGAGAACAGCATAACAGAACAAATCAGCAGTAATAAGAGTTATTcttgctgattgacaggtggatCATCAAATAAGACTTAATAACCGGTAAAAGTCTGTTCTTTAACCATAATGCAATTACAGGAGGTCTTCTGTAACAGACGTGGACTCTCTGCAGGGACTAAAGAGGAGACAGACACCTGGAACTGACATTTACGTTTTTTCTTCCCGCCGCCGTATTGGCtcccaaatatatttataaatattcacGGTTATTATAATTCCTCCTGAGGGAACCATGAAGTTCACGTACCTCCAGCAGAGCCCTGGTTCTTAGATGGTCTTTGCCGCGTCTCCACTCTCAACGCGGCGGTCAGAGCCTCGTGGTCCGAGTACGGGAACGGATGGTCAGGGGCGGAGCCTTTGGTGGTCGACATAAAATCACAATGAACGTCTTTTTCGGAGGATCCCTGGAAATCAaacgaaacaaagaaaaaggaagagggaaaTGCTTTGGGGGGTGAAAACATCAGCCTCTTGATTGAAACACGAGGGGACGCGAATTTCCCCCACCTTGAACAGGATGTAGTCGATTCGAATTCCTTTCTCCAACGGACCCATGGACCCTTTGCCAATGAAAGGGTTGTCCGCTATCAGAGTCATTCCGTCCTCACACccctgaggaaaaaaaaaaaagttgttttttttgttaacattGTTAACATTTTGTTCGATTGTGCAGCCTCATTCACCGCCTACATCGAATTCAGCAGACTCTAAATAGGAGTCCCGGAGTCCAGTGTAGGACATCAGTAGTCTGCTGCCGAGGTCCTGAGGGTGCATGTTGAGGTCCCCACCTAGAATCACCACATCTGCTGCGGCGGAGGTGTGACTGGTCGCCGCAGAAGAAACACGCCGTTACCGAGGACACAAACCAGATGCAACGTCTCACACAAACTCCAAACAGCGGCGGAGGAAGTTCACGCGAGAAGAATATGTGCAGAAATACAAAAGACATGCTACCGAACAAACTGCTGCAGCTCCCAGGCCTGCACCACGCGGTGAGGTAGGTAAGAGTCCTTGTCCCTGCTGTACTCTGCATGCAGCTGGAACCCATGAGACGGCAACACGTTGATCAGTGAGTGTGCACAACGCGCCGGCGGGCCTGAGAACTGAGCCACGGGCCGCTTACGTGAGTCACGTAGACGTTGGCGGTCAGGCCGCCCAACTTCAAGACCGCCATGCCGACGGCTTTGCCTCCAAACCAGTCGCCGTGTTGAACCTTATTATTGGGAAGAAGACAATAGAGAGGTTACATCACATCATAATGAATCACACGTGCACTCCGACGCGTGATCTATGAAAAGGTGAAGCTTCACGTTGCTGGAAGTGATCGGGCGAGCGAGCTCTTTATCTTTAGAGTTCCGTGTCTTATTTCCACCAGGGAGGATACGTTGTGAGTTTGGTTTAAATGTTTGTATGCAAAATGCTTAAAACGATTGGCTGGATTTTCTTTTCGGGGCTTATTATGATCACAGACATGATTGTTTCCTTAAAACTAACCGAGTAGGTCTGGTGAACCAAAGGAGTTCAAGGAGGAACCCATCCAATGTGgagcaaaacatttatttctctaTCTGTGTAATTAAGAAAATGAATCATTGTGTGCACAGGGTAAGGTATTCTTTCTGGTTTACACAAACGAATGTGTGACATCTCTGATTTTGAGGTACATAATAACGGCCCTTCAGATAGCCACAAACAGCTTTTGACATAAGAATGACAGTATTGGAAATAGGACATATAAAGTTATCATTGGCCTTAGTAGAGATCTCTGCTCTCAAGGTGACCTTCTTGTctgaaattgtttttattccatGCTTTTaccattcaaattaaaatgtgaaCCGTGTTCATATTTTACTGCACCGTGTATCTCCGCTCTCTTATCTATGTCTTTTATGAAGCAATTTGAAACCAAAGTTGTGAAACATTGCTATGGGGGTTGAATTTGTGTGAATTTTTCGTGGCAAATCATGAGCGTAACCTTTATTCAACCCTTTAGTTCATCATTATTCTCTTCCATTGTGTCATATTTGTAATGCACCTTACAGAACATTCCACCCACCATGTAAGGGTAACCATTCAGAGAGTAGCGGTATAGAAAAGTGTCGTGGATTCTGTGTTTGGAGAAAATGGCCAATCCGCTGCCGATGACTCCGCTGGAAGAAGAGAAACAGCGCGTGAGAAGATGCCGCATGTTCCGCACACCAGCTTCAGTAGCTCGCGGTTATTGTCTGAAGAAATACGCCCGTCTCTGGTTTCCATTCAGatcaaagtaaagaaaaaaactatCTGACGAGAATTTATCTAGTAGAGTCGATTTTTTGTGAGCTGCAAAGGGGATTAGAACGGTTAATCTCAGTCTTGTGAAAGAAAGaatgagttaaaaaaaagttaatccTCTAGTTGCTGCTAAGGCTTCACTTTTTGGTCTTTGGATCGATGCCATGCGAGTGGATTTTTCTGGCAAAGGGTAAAATCAGAAGCATTTTGAGAacaagaaatgtaaatgttaatctAGGattgaaaacagaaaataaatgaaccttTTGAAGTGATGAGAGTGAGGATGACAGAAGGCCAGTTTCTTTTTCAAGGAGAGATAGTCCTTCTCACTCCACACCTGTAAACAAAAAGAGGATTTGTCAGTTGAAATGTACAATAACATCCAAGAATGATAACTTAAGGTTGGTCTTcatcgcaaaaaaaaaaaaatacatacaactaaaaaaaatacataactCAGTGGATTGAAACTTAACTGTGAACTCTTAAAACTCTGAAGGACGGCATCCACCAACCTCTTGCAGTAAGACAATGTCGTACTCTTCCTTGGACAGCAGCTCTCCAATCATGTCGTAGCGCTGAGGAGTGTGTTTGCTGACGTAGCGGATCCCCCTGGAGaagtaaacacgcacacagtggtTTTTATACACGTGTGTTGAGAccgcaaaaaaaataaataaataaaagggtgCTTTTAGAAATCACTACAAACCACAGCCACTGACCAGCAGTTGAGAGAGAAGACCCGGACACGGAGGGAGTCTGTGTTAGCCATGCTGGCAGATCAGAGATCAGTATCTGATGATGGGAGGGTCAGATCAGGTGAGGTGACCAGCACAGCTCCTAATGTGACACGTGAAATGATTGTTGTTATTAATGaggtcacttttttttgttttgttttgtgatgGGATCGGACACGCGTTAGAAAACATTCCTGTCAATACACAAACTACGGTGAATTAGTAAGTAATTCACAGAAACGCAGCTTGAGAGTTGGTCGCGGCGCGACACGGCACGTGCtaaaagcaaataaacaaaaaatgtggAATGACTGACATTCTATCAGCTTATCTCACGTGATCCACTGGAATACTTTGTTAGATGTGACTGGACTGCGCAGCTATGTTTTCCTTTGAATGGGATAAGTGACCCTGGTCAGGCAGATGTCAACACATCTATCCCCAAAAAGAGACAAAGGCCATTTCTCCCGGGGGGGGTCCCAACAATGCACCCTTAAAGTGCTGACATCGCTGTCAGATGAAGACCTGCTTCTTCATCGTGAGTCAAGCCcgagtaaaaacaaacaagtctcCGTTTGCCTTCacgggggtcaaaggtgaacCTAAAAGTGGTCCGAGGCATCGGTCTGTTTAACCGTAAAGGGAGTCGGTCCACGTCGCAGCCGCGTTACACGTTAACCCAACACGTGGACACAATAACGGACACGAATACAAAACACGAGGCAACGATGCGGCAACATTCGGACAAGAGAAATTCCCAGAATGCAGCGCAGGTGAAATGAGCTGTAGGTCGCAGCCGTTAGCTTGTAGGCTCGGTGGACCACGGCGACGTTTTGTGTTAAATGACAACATGCGAAGGTTAGTCAGCACTTTACAGGTGACCGATTCGATGACGCTGACTGATGAGCCACTCTTAGCTAAATACAGTTATTTAACAAACACGAGTCCCTTGTAGTCCCTCCGGTTACCGTTTACTTGTTAAACTAAATGGTTTATGTATTTGGTAGCTAGCTTATTCAGCTCACCTCACGAACTTGTGGACGTCGGCTGAAGTTAGCGGACCGTTTCACCGATGCGCCGTAATGTCAGTTTAGCTCTCGGGAGCTAAAACACCCGCTTTAAGCGTGCTAGCCAGCTAGCGATTAAAGTAACGGTAATTCTAGGTAATTATTGTCAAAGTGTGTTGGTCAGTATCTCCGATCATTAACTCAGCGGAGTTTCTCCGCTACCTTTTCTCTGAATTCAGCTGGAGTACAAAATACACGTGAAGGACCTCCGGTTATGGTTTTCCCTCCGAAGTAAAACAGGAACCTGAGTCTTGTCTGTATTTCAGGGACATGATAGCTAATTAAAGTATTAGAACACTCTTGTAATGAACTTAATTTGAActgtggatttattttaaaacataacGCAAATTTAAGCAAGCGATCATTTATTGTGCACAATTTTTATTTGGAGGGTTTTAGCGAACATCCGGTTTTATTTTAGCGTCATTTCcggttttatttcttcaactgcAATTGCTTGTGGGAAGTAAAGTCCTCTTAGTCAAAAGTTGTACACTGTCCTCAATTCGGCCCTATTTAGGAACATACTTGTTATTATCAGCTCAATGTACGTAaagtatagaaaataaaatactcaGAGTGCAGGAAAACGGCCCCTGAAAACCATATATTAAATTGTTAATTAACTCACACTTTTTGTAAGCCTTCAAAACAAAGGGCTTGGAAAACAAATGTTCAAACTTCAGCAATTATGCTTTGAATGCAAAATCTGAAAAGTAACTACTAATTACAATACATTTGTCAGATAAATATAGTAGGGTAAACTTAACAAAAAAACTCCCTTTTACAATATAGTGAAGTGGAAAGTAAAACGAGGGAACTCCAGGAAAGTACGTACAATATCCTCAAAATTGCACTCAAATACAAAACAAGAGTGAATATAGTGGTACATGGACACATTTCTGTTACCAGATTGTGAATATTGACTTAAAACATGTGAGCTATGTTAACTCAGAGGCGACTTCATTGTGATTTCAGCCAACCAATATATGGCCGTTATGATACTCAGCTTTATCATTACGCAGAAAAGCTAAATTGTAATTTCCAAATACGAACATAATATCTGGTTTCTATATGTCTAATGGTATTTTTGATTGTATCAAATAAATTACCCATCATGAACAAAATCAATTTACAAACATGTTTAATAGGTTTTCTGGGGGAAAATGGCCCCAAAGGCACCATGCGTCTTTTAATGTTAGATACATTTGTTTGATTACATAGTCCAACCTCTACTTTGAAGTATAAAATTGCAATGCACAATGGTAACAAAGACAACAGTAAACCACcttgaaccaaaaaaaacaaaactgcccACACCATTCAGAATATGATACATTATATATCTCATTATTAATTATCAATATCAGCACAATCACACATTATTTTCAGTGAGGCATATGGCAAACACTGaaagtcaaaagaaaacagaatcaaaacaaaacatgaatctCGAAAATGGCGAAAACATGTCTGTATAAAAGATAAATTGAGAAACATGCTAGAGGAGGAGTGTTATCGTATCTAGCTTGTGAAATAAGACATTCAAAGCCAGGTGCAATTATCCCACCGCACAATATCTTAAATTTGAACTTTTATAAAACAATCGTCCAGTGAACCACCCGGAGTAGACGCGTGTCTAGCAGGATCCGTGGGGTGACAAGTCTTCTGTCTCTAATATGAGTCCTGCAATACTTAAAACATCTCCATAACAGTGGGAAACGATCAATACATCTCCAGTGCCCCACCCTGCCCTCCCACTAAATCTCTTCCAACCCTATAAATAACAATCAATGGTCATACTCCACAGCACAGAGACAATAGCTCTCATTGAAGACAATTATTTGGTTTGATTCCAAAATTATTTTATGTCTAatatcagtaaaaaaaaagatttaaatatCAAAACTGAACTTTAATCAACGAATGCAGCTTCTCCACACATTACAACGGAGAATGGTGAAGCAAATAAACCCACTTCACAGCATACAATCTCtttttgaaacaaaagaaacagtgattaactcccccccccccgactcaaACCATGGTCTCTGTGCTGAGTTACTTGAACACAAATATGAAAgtccccctccgcccctcctaGAAAATACTCCTATGTAACACGTATTCCTTTAGCATCCACTGactcacagtacagaaacaatTCAATTTTTCCAACAAGGCTACATAACTCGAGGCAGGAAATGAGCACTGCTGTtgcttcacctccacctccttgaTCTTTTAAGTGCAACCAAGCACACGTCTTCGAAACCGAGAGACTCATCAGGGATCTCGTATGGATGGCACTGCCCTGCCTGCGTGTCAGGCAGGCAGAATACAAGGCATCCctagggtcaaaggtcagttaTAGATAGATGCTTGTAAGACCTGATTTCTGAACTgttcattaaaatgtaaaacaaaaaataagcaAAATCTAAATAATGGGGTAACACAACTGAATTGCTCCCTATGTGGACTGTAAAATTGGGTTGATCTTCATGAAATAACAAAAGGCAACAAGAAAATGACAAATGCCATCTCATTCCTCTGTGTGCCAAAGTACAAAAAAGGCCTCAAAAGATGTCAATCTGagaggtttctttctttctttggacAAAGTACACGTGTCAGACTTTTTTATCTATTTGTTTAAAACAAGaggtagtaaaaaaaaaaaaaaaatgaaatccaaaGTGGGGCAATGATGTAATCTTTGGAGACAAGGCACTTGCTTCCCTGACGAACCTACTGCAACAACACCCCTCGGCTCTGGTTCTCTCTTTACTACTTTAAGAGTCTTTCCAACACATTCTCATTCCCTCAGTAAAACATTTCCGGCTCCATCAACTACCTTGACAAAAAGGGAACCACTTCATGGAAAGCATGTTTAAACACATGAAAAATAGCTGGTTGTTCGAAAAATACGTACTtcttcaaaaatgtatttgcgtGTCGGCACGTTGacattcactctttttttttttttccccttgcaAACAAtacttttaaaagaataaaatgtgtCCATGTCAGTCCGGTCTAGCATTGTTTGCATGTCTTTTttggcgatgggggggggggggggggttgagctgGTTGAAGAGAGATTGTGTGTCACGCTTTATTCTGGCTTTTTCAAAAACCTCGCAGAGGAGCTGTTAGTCTTTCACAAGTCTGTAGACGTGATACTGAGCTCCGTGTTCACTCGTGGAAACCTCGAAAACAAACGCTATACAGAGCAAGGTCTCCTGGGTGTCTCGGTTCGTCACCACCTGGGGAGGGAAAATGTGCAGTGAGAAACACGAAGCAGCGCAGtctgttgaaatgaaaaactgattcctcatttcttaaTTTGCGAGTggaatattttgatattttaggAAATGCCGTTACGGGCCATGCTCTAAACGTGAAGCTAATGCCAGCAGCCGATTAGCTTAGATTGTAAACTTTCATTTAAATCATCATAATCCTGATACTACCACAACAAAAGCCCTCTaatcaacacatttaaaaaaataattgtaggTTCTAAAAAGCAGTATAAACGACAGTTTGTGCTAAGCTACACTATGCGGCttattattgatttaaaaggTTTGAGAGTTATCAAACTCTCGTTGAGAAAGCGCACGGTACATATATTTCCAGAAACGTCAAACTAAAAAAAGTGTGCGTTACCTGTAGGATGGTGAAGTTTTCAAGAACACTGTTCATCATGTATTTTTCCGGCAAGTGTTTGAGTTTGTGGATGAAGTTGATCATGTACTCGCACATAGGAGAGCGGTGGATCCTGTAAACacaccttcctccctccatgCGGGCGTATTCtgtctgtaacacacacacacacacacacacacagtcaaaaacAACACGAGAGGCTGCAAATCCGCTGTTTTAAGTGTAAAATGCAGAATCGTGCTCTTACCTCAACTTTCTCTACAACCTGCTTGCCAAACGAGCAGACTTTGGTTGAAACCGTGATCGTCATGTTCTCCAGGCTGCTGTATTGGCTGCTGACGCCGTAAAAAGAGCCGGGGCCGTCTTGCATGCCACTGCTGTTCAGGTCGGCCTGCAGGGCCAAAACATTTAATCAGATGGGATGTGATGATCACATAGCAGGATGCAACTTAGATATCGCGTGTAACACTTGGCTGGTTGTAAGAACGCAGTTTTGTGTTAatcttgagaaaaaaaactacagtaATGCAATTGGATTTTGCCAGTTAAATACAATTAAGTCtatgtatatgcatatatataaagAACACATAATTGGCAGGTGGATGTGTGTAATATATCAACACAAACCCACCCAGAATTTAACAAGGAAGAAGGCATTCTGAGGGCCCTTCTCATAAAGCTCTTTAAGCCCCCCTTTTTTCTCAGGGAACTTGTCGTAGATCTGCCGGATGTCCACGGCCTCGAGAAGCGGGTCGCTGTACGAGGGGTTGGTCTGTCCAATGTGGACAAACAGGTGTTTGCTATactgcagaggacagagacaaaAGAGACACAGGAGGACGAGGTCATCCTCAAAGAACATCTGCCGCAGAACTACATACGACACGAGGAAAGAGAGAGCGTCGCATTGGCTACCGAACTCAACGTAATACTGTTTTACATTTTCGTTGTACCTAAAGGTATCAGAAAGCTACTACATCCGGGGTAAAAGACGCTGCGGATGGACTTTGAAACATACGGCAAGTCAAGAAGTTAAAGGGGAAAAACGTTCAGCAACAACTGTGTTAAGTTTAGGCAACAAACCTACTTGTTAATGTGTAGGATGAATAAATATGGCCTACAGTGGTTCAAATATCATATACAATGTGTGCCAAATATCATTGCTTTTAAATGAGCTCTGCGACTACACTGACCCCTGTGGGCCCTGGACCTGTTCACTCACGTTGTCCGGGTCTCTCTGGACCTCCATGAAGGCCGAGTACTCCAGCATCCGCAGCTTCGAGGAGGCGATGGTCCGGTCCTGCCACACCGGCACAGCAGtagcagatggaggaggaggaggggccaagGGCTCATAGCCTGGAtggcgcacacatacacatacacacacacacacacacacacacttaataaaaaaacaaacatttctgctTTCATTTTCTAAAGATTCTCACAGGTGTTTTCCTTGATACTTACTTGGTATGGATTGCGGTAGAGGACCCGATAGACTCGGGTACGGCGGCTGTGCAAAAGGTTTGATGCTGAAAGACGAGGAACACTTCGGTGAGACAGTGAGCGCCACATGGGTCCTTCTATATTTGTATTTCTGATCAGACACTCAGTCGGTTTCAAAGCGTGAGCATAAGCTTCAGAACCATCCAGTCGTAAGTCCGCTTGCTTCAATGCGTCTTAAAGATGATACGTCGCATTAATGAATTGTGCTTTTACTGATGTACACACTGAAAATCCCCCAAAATATTTCAAGATTTCAAGCTTTTTCAGTGAACGTAAAGcatcagaaacaaaaaaagatttagatttttttgttgcattttttattCTCAATTGAAATTGGAAGCATGTTCATTTGCCCGGTGGTGGTTTCTATCAGTGCAGGAAACATACAGTACAATACAGTGTGGAAAAGGAGTTAGTTCTGCTGGGCATTGGCTAGGGGGCACTTACGCATGGCTGGTGCGGCCAAGCCCAGGAGTCCTTCCCGGGTTGAGATCTAGAACCAGCCTAGTGTGCAAAAACGTGATCCGTTAAACACGCCCTGCAAAGCCCACCTGGTATCAAACCTCGACCCGGCGCCGGCACAGTCGCTCGCTAGTTTACGAGCCACTCGTCTCCACCACCAATCTTTTATTCCAGATATCCAAATACCCTCAGAAACACCCCGTGGGGTCAGTAGAAAGGGTTTACTTACTCCTGAGAGGGTCCAGGCTGTCCTGGGAGAGAAGGCCAGaactgcagaggagagagaaaaaaaacatgaattgttTTCGTAGGATTccattgttttggtttgtttgctgAGGTAAAATCCAACGCCATTTTTTATGACTACACAAATATAACgaaatgtgttgtatgtgtgagAAAGATGAGTGGTGGGCTAACTCTGGGTGGTTGGTAGTGGGCAGGAGGCAGTGGTGGGAGGTGATTCTTTATCATACTCGGGGAGA
The Gasterosteus aculeatus chromosome 17, fGasAcu3.hap1.1, whole genome shotgun sequence DNA segment above includes these coding regions:
- the tead3b gene encoding TEA domain family member 3 b isoform X6 codes for the protein MYGRNELIARYIKLRTGKTRTRKQVSSHIQVLARKKVREYQAGIKVSSHLQVLARRKSREIQSKLKAMNLDQASKDKALQNMAALSSAQIVSPSMIKNHLPPLPPAHYQPPRFWPSLPGQPGPSQDIKPFAQPPYPSLSGPLPQSIPSVCVRHPGYEPLAPPPPPSATAVPVWQDRTIASSKLRMLEYSAFMEVQRDPDNYSKHLFVHIGQTNPSYSDPLLEAVDIRQIYDKFPEKKGGLKELYEKGPQNAFFLVKFWADLNSSGMQDGPGSFYGVSSQYSSLENMTITVSTKVCSFGKQVVEKVETEYARMEGGRCVYRIHRSPMCEYMINFIHKLKHLPEKYMMNSVLENFTILQVVTNRDTQETLLCIAFVFEVSTSEHGAQYHVYRLVKD
- the tead3b gene encoding TEA domain family member 3 b isoform X20 yields the protein MYGRNELIARYIKLRTGKTRTRKQVSSHLQVLARRKSREIQSKLKDQASKDKALQNMAALSSAQIVSPSMIKNHLPPLPPAHYQPPRFWPSLPGQPGPSQDIKPFAQPPYPSLSGPLPQSIPSYEPLAPPPPPSATAVPVWQDRTIASSKLRMLEYSAFMEVQRDPDNYSKHLFVHIGQTNPSYSDPLLEAVDIRQIYDKFPEKKGGLKELYEKGPQNAFFLVKFWADLNSSGMQDGPGSFYGVSSQYSSLENMTITVSTKVCSFGKQVVEKVETEYARMEGGRCVYRIHRSPMCEYMINFIHKLKHLPEKYMMNSVLENFTILQVVTNRDTQETLLCIAFVFEVSTSEHGAQYHVYRLVKD
- the tead3b gene encoding TEA domain family member 3 b isoform X10, producing MYGRNELIARYIKLRTGKTRTRKQVSSHIQVLARKKVREYQAGIKDQASKDKALQNMAALSSAQIVSPSMIKNHLPPLPPAHYQPPRFWPSLPGQPGPSQELVLDLNPGRTPGLGRTSHAIKPFAQPPYPSLSGPLPQSIPSVCVRHPGYEPLAPPPPPSATAVPVWQDRTIASSKLRMLEYSAFMEVQRDPDNYSKHLFVHIGQTNPSYSDPLLEAVDIRQIYDKFPEKKGGLKELYEKGPQNAFFLVKFWADLNSSGMQDGPGSFYGVSSQYSSLENMTITVSTKVCSFGKQVVEKVETEYARMEGGRCVYRIHRSPMCEYMINFIHKLKHLPEKYMMNSVLENFTILQVVTNRDTQETLLCIAFVFEVSTSEHGAQYHVYRLVKD
- the tead3b gene encoding TEA domain family member 3 b isoform X1, with the translated sequence MYGRNELIARYIKLRTGKTRTRKQVSSHIQVLARKKVREYQAGIKVSSHLQVLARRKSREIQSKLKAMNLDQASKDKALQNMAALSSAQIVSPSMIKNHLPPLPPAHYQPPRFWPSLPGQPGPSQELVLDLNPGRTPGLGRTSHAIKPFAQPPYPSLSGPLPQSIPSVCVRHPGYEPLAPPPPPSATAVPVWQDRTIASSKLRMLEYSAFMEVQRDPDNYSKHLFVHIGQTNPSYSDPLLEAVDIRQIYDKFPEKKGGLKELYEKGPQNAFFLVKFWADLNSSGMQDGPGSFYGVSSQYSSLENMTITVSTKVCSFGKQVVEKVETEYARMEGGRCVYRIHRSPMCEYMINFIHKLKHLPEKYMMNSVLENFTILQVVTNRDTQETLLCIAFVFEVSTSEHGAQYHVYRLVKD